GGGCTCCTCCTGGTTCTTCATCTCCACATCctgctctccttctcctcctcctccacttcctgcaGAGCTGGTCCGGTCACTCAGGTTGAAGTCCTCTGCCTGCTCCGGGCAGCCGGCTCTCGGTCTCTTGGATGGCGGTTGATCTGTGTTTCCGTTGATGGATGCCTGACTCGGCTCCGGCCCCTCTGTGCTTGGTCTCTTCGCCGTGAAGCGTTTGCTGAGGTTGAGAGGCAGCGCCTGCTCAGGGGGAGGGGTGATGGGCGAGCAGGGGGGCTTGGCGCTCAGGTCCTGGGACAGAGCTTCAGACAGTCGGCGCGTGAAGGTCTGGAACTGAGACGAGCCCAGACGAGTCCTCATcagctggcacacctgaacgCTGCAGTCCAGGTTCAAAGGCAGGACCCGGAGAGGGGGCAGAGGAGGCCGGTTCCGGGCTTCCCGACTGCCTCCTCGCTGGGCTGCCTCGTCCAGGTTACACCCCGAGCAGCGGTTGTGATGCTGGTGGGGGTGAGGCTGAAGCTGGTCCCCGCTGGGGTGAGGGGTATCTGGGCTTCCACTCTTGGGCTGGAGGGTGTAGATGGTCGGATGGTGCTGGGTCGGGTCTTGAGGCGTCAGGGCCGGGCTCTCCGGACCCCTCTGGAGGCTGATGCCGTTCCTGAAGACATCCAGAGGACACACACCTTTGATTGGGCTGAAGCCGCCCAGTGAGCCTCCAACGAAGTGTCGAGGCAGAGTGGAGATGAGCATGGGAGCGGGAGCCACAGACTCCCCCCTGTCCGGTTTCACCTCCTTTGGTTTGGGCGggaaggggaggaagggggCAGACATGGGGGAGAGTTCGGGGGTGAGGGGCATGTTGATGGGGAGCACAGCCGGCTGGACGGGCTGCAGTgagggagaagaaaagggagGTCATGAGTTGTGACATTTATTAATCTGTTATTTGTTGCTTTATTTCACAGCACAGACTGAAGCTTTACTACAGAGACTATGGCCATTTGCTGCatgtcctcctctctcagctACTCTACCTGGTAGGTCacttctttttttgcttttgttttgtgaagCTGTCAtggcgctgtgtgtgtgtgtgtgtgtgtgtgtgcgcgcccaGAGTAGAAAGCAAAGTTCAAATTGAGAATTGTTCTCATTTGGTTGCATTATGTGACATTTGTTTCTGCATATCTATTATTAGttacaattttatttatatttagcatCAAGAGGAGCTGAATTTTACATCTTTGATGCAAAGGAACGCAGCACAACATTAGACACTTTAgaattagaatattttcattttgctttaaaacaGTGAATAATTGTAATTAATAATGTTGATCTCCGTTTTGTCCATGAATTTGCAGCCCTACTTAAAGCCCACTAGTTTTTTTACTACAGAATCATTCATCTCCAGTGAAAACTCATGAACTACCACAAGCTGTATGATGCAGAGATAAAGGTCAGCAGCTAAATCTACTTGTGCTCAGATAAAAGTGTTGTTCTCATGATAAGATGTGCTGGATCTGAGCACTTCCTGTCAACACACCCAGTGTTGAATTCATGCAGCTTCTTTCTGGAAAACTGATCTGACCAGTTTCACGTTTTTGGACTTTGTACAAACAGGTAGTGTGAGGTGGAGTGAGTTTTATGTGCAAAGaaacttgtttttctctgctggtcacttctttgattgattgactgtttATCAGTGCAGCACATTCCTCTCctcagccagcagggggcgccttAACTGCTCTGTCCTCTGCACCAAATGGCACTTCACTGATTATGAAGTAAAGACGAAGCACTTCCAGGTTTAAACACAATCTAGATCCACAGACTGGATGTATGTCTCTAAGGGAGGTCTGATCATCTGACTTATCAGATCCAGTGTGTATAATAACTACAGCCACAATTatctcctgtttttctgtgagTTTGCTGGTTTGTCTAATTTCAATTTCATCCagaacaacacttttttttttgcacaaagagCTGCATTATTAATCAAGCCAGTGTGAAGTCAAACATGTTTGTGCTAATCTGATCTGTCAACAGAAGAGAGCAAGACCCTATGAAAGCTTTTCAGAATCGGCTCAAAGGTGGATGCACTGATAACATGAACAATTATTGTCCAATATCTGAACTGTCCCCTGAAGCTGCAGTATGGTGGAGTTTGGGGTGTTACCCTGTAGGTGCTGCTGGCCGTTGGTCCACTTCTGGCTGGAAGCAGCGGAGACTCGGCTGCTGCTTTGGCTTTAGCGTGCTGCTGAGCCAGAAGCTTTGCCTGAGCGATCAGCGTAGCCTTGTTGCGTGTGCCCGGCGGCcggcctctgcctctcttcacCACCACGGTGCCGTTGGGGTTCACGATCTgctcagagggagaaagatcAGCATCAAGTTCTGGTGTCTTTAAGCCTGCACTGTGTCTTAATGTCTTTTAGAGGGtagatgtgtttatttcttttgctgctgttctgtattcattttattctgaACGTTACATATCTCATACATTTTAACATAAATCTCATTGAATTTACTAGCTGCAAAATGTGCTTTATCCATTGAATTCCCTCGTCTTGCTTGGGGCCATATTCACAAGTGATCTCATTATAATGCCACTAAAGTTCCTCGAGAAGAGAGAAGAGTTTTCTCCTCATatcttttcacacacagctgccaagAGCAACTTTTAAAGAGGATAATGTGTTCATAATGACACGTTTACTTTAtgtttatcttttaaaaacataagACTTTTTAATGCTACCATTTAATTTAAGGCCAATTtagcaaatttaaaaaaacaagcacaataGGCATAAATACATACTGTCAATGCAAGATGATCATTGGCTGTTTGATGGTTGTAGTGAAAAATATTAAGGACAAATATATATGTTTTCCACATTAATAAACTCAGCCAGAGTCTAAATTGAAGCTATATGAGGGCAGAACGTTGGTTTCTGTGTTAATAGTCATTTAGAGCCCTGAATTATTATTGTGGTTCTCTGTTCCGTCTCTTTTAGCCCTTTTTTTTAGCCTTCAGACCGTCTCTGAATGATTCTAGTCAACTTCCTGGTGTTGATTGGACTGATGATTGTCTCGCTCATTGTAGCTCGTCTTTTGTCCAAATACTGGTGAAGTTGGACACTTATTAAGCCGGTTATGTTACCCTCTTCATCATTAAAAACTTTACTGACATGCCTCTTATTTTTAAGAGGTACTAGGATGGCTGCAGATTTTATCATGGAAAGACTTATTTTCATGTAACTGTTTGACAATGTGTTCAGACACTCAGTTTCTCTGTTACTTACAGTGCGAGACGGCGGAGCAGCAGGTGTGATCTTCTTCACCTTAGCTTTGGGTCCTGGTTTTCTGCCTCTCGGAAGCGGTTTCCTTCCTCTGATCCCTCTGGGTTTTGGAGGCGTGGGGGATTCTGGGATTTTGAattctgctcctcctgctctaaGGTGCTCTTCATAGGGAAGCATCAGcctgagacacaaacacgcAGTTACAGGACGTTTACTACATATATTTTTACACTGATCCATattttcaggatttttttagGGGTAGTCTGACCTTTCGTAGTGTCTCCTGGTGCAGGTAGCAGCACTGGTGCTGCCAGGACATCCTCCCAGCTCATTATAAACCACTTTCCAGAGACGGTCCATTGtcacctgtgacacacacagacacacacacacagacgtcaAGATGATCAAGTTTAAAATTCTGCAGAAAAACGTGCAGAGTATGACTGTCACTTTGTTTGATTtgcatgttaaatgtttaattttcctCATGTTCAAATGGTAGTTTGTATTTCAAATTCTCAGTGTTTAAGTGCACCAGGCCGTGGCTTGTACTCCAGCAGGGAGGAGTACTGTTTGTGCCATTCGAGACGTTCACACATACTCAGAATCAGAAGCTGAGAAAGCTGCTTCTCATAGTGAATAGAACCAGGAGTTGCAGCCGGAAGACAGACTTAAAAAGGTGCAGACTAAAAGAGAAAATTCaagaaatgcaataaaaatatatgcaaatatgcCCTAATGCAATGCCAGCAGCACTCTGTGGTGTTAGTTTTGCTTCCCACAGAACCTGAAGCACAGAGTTGTTTACTACTTGGGCTCACTTCCAGCACTGATACAGGACTACGGTGTCACCCACTTTACCCGCTCAGCCTTAACTTGTGGTGCCTTTTGTTGACTGTTTTAATACCACAGTGACACCTAAGTTAAAGACGCAGTGTGAGGTTTTAGGTGATTACACACTGAATATAATATTCATGATCATGTTTTCAGCAGTTTTCTGCCAAAAAATCCTGAGACTTACAATAGATGTGTTTATCCCTTTATCTCTACATAGAGCACGTCTGCTGTGTTGCACTGCCGTGTTTCTATAGTAGcctaaaacagacaaacaaggacttttttttcacagcttgaatttggtggcaGGGATGAAACCGGTTGGAAgacaaaagaagaggaggaggaggacaaataCCATTTTGTGTTTAGAATAGTTTAAGAGCCCACATTCATTCTTATTACTTAGCACAAAAAAGGTTCTCCTACACGCCTGGAAAATGAGGAATGACAGGAGGTATTAGGTTGGTTACAATCTCAACGCTCACCACTAGATGCCACTGAATcccacacactgcaccttttAAAGGGCACAAACGAAGCTATTCTGTAGTCATGAAACAAACTACGGAAATTAACAACTTCCTCATGTGCACTCATAGTGGGTCTACTGCTCAGAAAACAACTCCAGTCGGAGCAAAGAATCTAAAAAACATGCTCAATGCAATATGCTAACAAAGATACAGACTTATGAGAGGCCACATACTGGttactactgtgtgtgtgtgagaatgcaGCTTTACAGTAACGTTGGCTTGTCACATAAGTGAAGCCTGGGAAACGacatgaagaaataaaacagtcaGGATTTCAAATGACACTCTAGTTCAATCATTCTGTTTTTAGTAGTAGTATAAAATTCAGTAAACTACATGTGTGAAGTCACATTCATTGCAAAGATGTTCcttgtttaattaaaaaaataaatactatcAATACgtgcaacaataaaaacagaagtgtCACTCAGCTCTTCATATAAGCGAATGTGACTGCAGCTTGAACGGCTTTCAGGATTAAGATATGTTCAAATTAATTAGAATTAAACGTCTTAATTCATTTGAACTTGATTTTTCCTGTGCtgagtggagtgtgtgtgtgtgtgtgtgtgtgtgtgtgtgtgtagtagttGAAACAATTACACTATATAGTGTGCCATTACGGGTGTAAAGCATGTTGTATAATACAGCATTGTTCAGTACAAGGCTCAGTTCAGTACAACGGGTGAAATGAACGACTGAAGAGGCCTTTTGTTGGGAACAGTGCAGCACTGAGCTGAAACTGTACCGCCTGTTTCTATCCTgcctgtttttcatttattgtaaagctgcttttgttgtgtgtttatttactgtaaactgaaCAGACTGAACGCCACCGTTTTATTCTGAAATCTAAACCATCTAAATACAGTTGATTGTTAGTTGATTAAAGCTTCACATCATCAGTTGGTAcagatttttttgtactttaaaatattttaagtcATAAATTTTAGTGGTGGTCATCTTTGTTGATAGTAACAGTGGAGTAAATCTAAGGCCACAGCCAGTAGTGAgttagcttagcgtaaagactgCAAAGCAACTGTAGCAGCTGTGGCCAGACGTGGGAGGCCACTGAAGGCCACACTTAGTTTTAGAGCTGAAAGCTCCCAGAACAAGGGAAACATGCTACAACAGTGTAGATATAGAGCCTACAAATCCCACAGTAGATATCCTCTAAGAGGGGGAGGTTATACTTTTTGCAAGAGCAGAAATGTCTGATGTGGATTCAACAGTGTGGAAGCTGAATACATCCAGAGTCAACACACAGGTTTGTTTGCTGTGAGGTAAGATGTTACCTTGTACATAACTAGCTCACTTAAAATGAAAACCTAAAGGACTAATCACCACTGTGTGCTAACGGTAGCAAACAGCATACAGCGAACATAACTTATAATTAATATTCAACAGTTTGAATATTAATTATAAGTTGTTTAAATGTTAAGTTAGGTAGTTGGTTGTAATTTGAGACTGTATGTTTGTCCATCATGTGAATTGAAAAGACTCTGCTTTGGGACTGCTGAGCTTTTGCCTTGATTACTCCACCCACAAATTCTATTGTGAAAGTAGCTCCCAAATGCATACTGCAGTCCTCTCTGTATTCCTTGTCATATCGACACTAACGAATGAGGGCAGGACTTTGTGACGGGCgagttaattattaattatcacaTGTGTTAACATTTAGAAACCAAAAAGTGTTGTTTCACAAAGGCAGGCCAGCTGTTCTGTTTGAGGCCCCTTGTTTGgagtcttcatgctaagctacccacagacagacataacAGTGGTTTCAACGTTCTCCcctcacagcaaaaacatttaaaaaaatatcaaactattccaTGAAATAAAGGCTTATTGAGCTATAAGACATTAAGTAACTTGAAGTGACTCACCTTTTTGTAGCCTCCAAGCCGCTTTACCACTGAGTACATGAGGAAGAGGTCAACTGAGggaagaaagaatgaaaaataataaagacCTGCGGCCTGGCAAGTGGAAGCAGACTAGACAtgcaaatatgaaataaaaggaGATAAAAGTGCAAATTCAGTTTTAattcagaaataaaacactcaCTGGACAgttttgacaaaacaaatgttgtgaTAAAATCAGCAAAGTACTTAAAATGTGCATGATGATTCAATTCTCCTGCTTACAAAAACCCAGATGAAACAAACCGTCCTGTGTTTTTATATTCTCAGTTCTACAAAGTGGGTTCGACTGCTGTTTCAATTCCGATGAATCAGATTAGATAAAATGTTAATGATCCTTGGGGGCAAACAGAGAGCAGAACCTCAGCTCGAAGCATGATTTCGGCTGCCACATATGAACTAATCTTCAAACACTCAAAGGCTGTAAAGCCATTGAAGATCCTATAGATTCTATAAATGTCAAATatataaagttaaattaatCCTTCATTAGACGTAATACTTTAGAGAAGTGTTATATTTGGTTTTCTAAGTTGTGGCATTATGCATAATGTAGttaacaataattataatgaagccagaaaaaaacaagttgtaTTTATACAAATTTTACGTTCAACTTAAGAGCAGATGAAGAACATGAATGTAATGTCTGAACGGTTTTCTATCACACGACAGAGGTTTAAATTACTACAGTATATCATCATCTATGAATGGATAGTGGGAATGAATTGTGGACGATATTAAGATGGTGGCACCCCAAATGAATGATCATGTCTCTCAGTAACTGCTGGATTGTTTCAGTGATCAACAAGCGGCCTGAACAGTCAGTAGTTGCAGGTTCAAGTGATTTTCTGCATTAAGTAAAGCATGAAAGAGCCTCGAACAGCAGAGATGAAACCAAGcctgaacacagacacaagtaTGATCATGAAACCAGTCCAACAGGAGTtttgagctgcagtcagacatTTCCTGACAGAGGACGGCTTTAAGCAGCTGTTATTTCAAACAGATCaaaaagatctttttttttttttaaactatattcTTATTAACACTCAATATACCACAGAACAACAAATGATCTGTTTAAGGTTGTCATTCTGAAAGTGACTGTTGTTGCTGCctctttgaaaacattttaatcacattaGTGCAATtcaggttaaataaaaaggtaaacGGAAATGTTTTCTGACGCGGACAGTTCTACAAGATTTAGCCAAGAGGAGAGCGCATGAAGAAGTAACTGAACCTGTGACCTTCTTCTATTTCTCAAATGTCAAGAGACCCCTGTGTGATTCGCCtttgaaagaaagagagagagagaacagacagaagaaaagaacagaaagcCTCACTCTTCTTGAAGCCGAGGTTGGGGACTTTGTGGATGGGCGAGCCGTGACGGTCCATGTAGGAGAAGAGCTGATCCAGGAACAGCTGCTCTTCCGGGTGAGGGAGCCAGCTGCCCTCACAGCCGACCTCCACACTGCCCATCACGTTCTCCTGAGAGGGAGACATCCAGCATTAACACACAACACTCActatgtgtttatatgatttCCGTTAGTCTGTTCTGTACACAcatctatttttaaaattaaaattaaaattaagaCTTTCTAAACTAAGTTGTGAGTTAGAATAGGTGCCTTGACATAAGATGGTCTTTTTTTGTGAATCTGTCTAACATGCTCTGAACTAATCTTAGTTAGGACTGCTCTAACATTTCTGACCAGTCTGTTGATTCTCTGACTTCTCATCTGTGCCCACCATCAGGGGCTGGTTTCAAAGAAAATTCAAAGACCTTCTTATTCTCTGAGGATGATGAATGTCTGAATTAATTTTCATGGCAATACTTGAGATATTTGAGTCTGGACCAAGACAGAGCCAAAAGAACCCTGTGTATAATGTACTTATATTTGTACAGACTTATATCTGCACTGTAACTACACTGATACTAAGGAAATCTCCTTACTAGGAACTACAAGGACCTTTCATTTCGTGTTGTTGTTCCCACCATCTCATGTCTTAGATCTTGATCTGGCCAGCATGTGAAGCGGGTAAGAGAAAGATTAAActtatttttaatacttttttctttacagGATGCATAGTGATGGAGTTATGAATGTATTTGTGGCTGTGTAAGATTAAATAACAGCTTCACCATCATCCTATTACAAAGCAATTTGTGTTATGGTCTCGTGCTGTAAAACGTTTGGTTTGACTTTGTGGGAAATCAGACCCAGATACAGacatctaaaataaaatagaaagagCCAGTATAGCCGATCTCCTCACTGGTCTCGTTTGCTTATGTAGGTCATAGAGAGAGACATAACCAGTTAAAAACTCCTTGCAGCTGCTTTAACcaatttcattttctgcttcactgtgttgttaaatgttgttcTTGTGCATTTCTTTGCCTCCCACTggaaggtgctgtacaaataaacttgcctcCCCTTTTTTGgtattcagtgtgttttttgcaACACTTTTGAGACTTTAACTGACTCACCAACTCACTAGCGCGGACATGTGATTAACAGTTGTTAATCTGTTGTTGTTAAATACATGGAGCATTTGCTTGGCCCTCAGAAACCTCCTGTTCTGGCTGCTCTAAATGAAACGTCTAAGCATGAGTCTGCTGTTGAACCGGTGCAGAGTGGAGCGGACTACATCAGGTTGGTGTTCAGCTGAGATTATTGGTTTAAATAAGGTTAGAGAGGGACGGATCCTGCTGGGCCTCCAGGAAGAGATTCTGCCCTTTCAAATGAGAGgcttcacaaataaaaaaataaaaaaaaacctggcaGCGAGAGCATTTGACCTCACCACTAAAAACCAGTTCAAGAacttaaataaacacagaaggcaatttgtcatatttacataaacacataagCTCTTTGTATGAAATCCTGTAAAAACAACCAGTGATTAACCTTGAACCACATAGACATGAATATAACTAAAGAACAAACCTTCATCCTCTCGATCCaggactctgattggctggaggtCGGAGAGTCTTTGCCGTCTCGGCCTCTCCTCTTGCGAGGTCGCCCTCGAAGACTGAGAGACGGACATcctgcagaaaaaagaaaaacacaaacgatcttaaatattgaaaaaaataaaataaaatcaagaaaaacaaagtgccagaaataaattttgtttttttggcatttgCAACTTTAAAGCTTGACATTTATGAATGCCTGAAACTGTCCTTTCAGCAGCTTCAGGttaaatattaatacattttacaatCACTTCCTGCAGGTGTCCTGATGACTCTCACTCtgaatattacaaaaaaaatgaattaccTTTTGTTTATCAGAAGCTGGTCAATACAGCATTGCTTAAATAATCAGCACGTGGAAGAAGGACTTATGAATCAACCAAGATAGGAAAAGTGTTCTAATGTATTCTCCTCGTCAAGTCAAATCTTTACCAGTCAGTCAACTGAGAAAAATGTAAGGCGGAGGTGGGAACTTAATTTCATAAATAGGGCAATGTCATGTGAGTGCATGTTTCTGAAAAATGACTGAGAAAGAGCTTTGCACAATCTTGTACATTGAAATTTGGAACCTGCATTGTTTTGCTGGGATTCTCACCAGAGGGCTTTGATCCTAACACATCGTCTAGCTAGCACCAGCGTTTCCATCCCTGTGAGGGGTTTTGTTCCAGTGGATTAAAGACAAACCCCCTACAGCGACACTGTGCTACATAGAAAGCCGCTCTGCTAAGAGGGAAACGACACATATTTCTTTCTGGAAACCGGCTTTGGCTCATTTAACATGAGAAATTTCAGACTTGACAAAAAGTATCATCTCAACAAAATTGAACTTAATTGAatcaaaatgcacttttatgaATTTATCTTTTTTCATATGCTCTTTCTTTGAAAGCTAATGGCCTAATAATGTCTTGTATGTCTACGGTCTTGTAATGtatgttgttaatgttattgcatagctgtgatgtgtttctgtttttcatgtttccttGTGTTCATTTGGAAAaccattaacatttatttttaaaaaaaaggatgtcTAATTACTTTTCAGACTTGTCAAACAAATTTAGCTCAGTTTAAACTTAAATATCTCCGTATTGTTTCATTTGC
This window of the Pempheris klunzingeri isolate RE-2024b chromosome 14, fPemKlu1.hap1, whole genome shotgun sequence genome carries:
- the LOC139213070 gene encoding AT-rich interactive domain-containing protein 5B, whose translation is MEHNAIQWLGAPSCQRGSYAFYKSVSCRAQPDGPAQVWKLGEFYFIRCGPQDPVCIAELTLLWEDQTRRHLLASTRLYFLPEDTPKGRTREHGEDEVLAVSRKMVVRVEDLAQWSCVQPVGWSSSLKQMPCGTNGLHKPPQSSDTNGSNAPNKNSEPLKDKTENDLAERQGIKVLSYPQYCRFRSLQRRIQDGARGAGLQDPHLLALGGIKALPNTRLMYCRDTFNHPTLENNACFSWQFRCPSLSLRGRPRKRRGRDGKDSPTSSQSESWIERMKENVMGSVEVGCEGSWLPHPEEQLFLDQLFSYMDRHGSPIHKVPNLGFKKIDLFLMYSVVKRLGGYKKVTMDRLWKVVYNELGGCPGSTSAATCTRRHYERLMLPYEEHLRAGGAEFKIPESPTPPKPRGIRGRKPLPRGRKPGPKAKVKKITPAAPPSRTIVNPNGTVVVKRGRGRPPGTRNKATLIAQAKLLAQQHAKAKAAAESPLLPARSGPTASSTYRPVQPAVLPINMPLTPELSPMSAPFLPFPPKPKEVKPDRGESVAPAPMLISTLPRHFVGGSLGGFSPIKGVCPLDVFRNGISLQRGPESPALTPQDPTQHHPTIYTLQPKSGSPDTPHPSGDQLQPHPHQHHNRCSGCNLDEAAQRGGSREARNRPPLPPLRVLPLNLDCSVQVCQLMRTRLGSSQFQTFTRRLSEALSQDLSAKPPCSPITPPPEQALPLNLSKRFTAKRPSTEGPEPSQASINGNTDQPPSKRPRAGCPEQAEDFNLSDRTSSAGSGGGGEGEQDVEMKNQEEPADLSSPSRIRAFLLGLPPFQVKFEEDLNGTRFGKFLPPGPKAEPQRTEMENGEGGVVVKKEVKKEEEVVVVETERCETERSNKLQKSEQEEKDLNLCSGPGPAELKRAGPSNTDTHCF